The stretch of DNA CTTGAACAGCCTCAATCTTATATTTCGAAGATCGAAGCGGGCGATAGGCGAATTGATGTAATTGAATTCTGGAGATTAGCCAAAATATACAAAAAGCCGGTTGAGTATTTTTTCAATTTTGATGATGAGGTTTCAGGCAAAACTCAGAAGAAAACATACAGTTTGAAAGCGGCTTCGGCGGGCAGGAAAAAATGAAAAGTTGAATTGTGAGAGAGTAATTCAGCAGAATAAGCTTTCAAAATGTTTAAAATTTATTTGACAATATGACTATTGTAGTTACAATTAGAATATGCTATCTGTTGGTATAAGAGAATTAAAATCACATTTAAGTCAATATATTGACCTGGTAAAGAAAGGCGAAAATATTGTTATCACTGAGCATAATAAGATCGTCGCAGAAATTAAAATTCCACAGCCGCAGTCATCAATAGACAAAAATTTAAAAAAAGTATTCAATAAACTTGTTGCTGATGGTACTATGATCCCGCCAAAACAAAAAACACATATTTCAAGTAATCGTAAAAACAAAAAGAATCTCATCAAGCGAAGTGAATGGTGGAATATTTATCAGGATTCTAAAGAAGATTGAATTTCTATGGTATATTACATAGAATCAAGCATCCTGATTTCGATTCTTGTTGAAGATGATTTTTATAAAAAAGCAGAAAATATCTGGTCTTTGGAAGGAGAAAAAATATCTTCAATTCTTACATCAATAGAAGCTAAAATTGTTCTAAGGAGATTTCATAAGCTAAATAAGTGTATCCTGCCTTTGAATTGGCTCTCAAAAAAAGAAAAAGAGACTGATGAATTATTATCTCAATGTTATCTGATAAAAATTGATGAAAGAATCAGAAGTATAGTAGATTTAAAAAAGGAGATTTCAGATTGCAGGACTCTTGATGCTATCCATGTTGCTACGGCACTATTTTTTAAAAGTGAAGCCGGTGGACAGCCATTATCAATATGCAGTTTTGATGCAAGAATTTTGGCTGCTGGTAAAAAAGTGGGGTTGTCGCTTAATAGCAGTTAACGCCTAAACCGCACGATCGAATTGAAAATGATCGGGCAAGAAAAGAGGTCATTGATTTTTATGAGTTTTTAATCTTTAAATATGGGAAAAAAAACAATGAATCTAGAAATAAACTTCAAAATTTTTTAGCTGAACCTATTCAATCAAATATTCCTTAAACCTTCAATAGAAATGAATTGTATGAGTGAAAATAGAAAATATCCCGATTTGGTATATTCGAATGCGGAATATCAAGGAAAAAATAGAAATTTAATCAGAAGACCCATGAGACACCCGAGCATGGATATCTGCAGTTTTTCCATGTAGGCGAATCGTTTATGCATAGAATCATTCAATAGCTGAAACCTTTTATCTGTTTCTGCAAAACCGAATTTCATCTGCTCGATGAGCATCTGAAAACGCTTTTCAGATTCAGCGAAACCAAATTGCATTCGTTTTTCAGTCTCAGAGAACCCGTAATCCATCCTCTCAGCGAGGAATTTGAAAATGCTGTTCGCTAATAATAGCAGGTAAAAAATATTTCAATAGAAACAGATTTTCTGAAAAAGAATTTTAAAAAATGCGTAATTTTATAAAAAAAAATTAGATTTCATAAAAATATCAGAACTATTGAAGGTGATTTCGGAAATAATTTACTGCTTATTGCAGGCAGACCTCCACCTTTCAAAAAACCATAATTATTTAGAATTATTGTAACTTCTGAATAGTTATATCCCCAAAAGGATATGCTATTTTTGGATAATCCATTTTTTCTAACA from Leptospiraceae bacterium encodes:
- a CDS encoding helix-turn-helix transcriptional regulator; this encodes MKKTIYTKEYKIFQKLLKQARKESKLTQVEVSLKLEQPQSYISKIEAGDRRIDVIEFWRLAKIYKKPVEYFFNFDDEVSGKTQKKTYSLKAASAGRKK
- a CDS encoding type II toxin-antitoxin system prevent-host-death family antitoxin; the protein is MLSVGIRELKSHLSQYIDLVKKGENIVITEHNKIVAEIKIPQPQSSIDKNLKKVFNKLVADGTMIPPKQKTHISSNRKNKKNLIKRSEWWNIYQDSKED
- a CDS encoding PIN domain-containing protein; amino-acid sequence: MVYYIESSILISILVEDDFYKKAENIWSLEGEKISSILTSIEAKIVLRRFHKLNKCILPLNWLSKKEKETDELLSQCYLIKIDERIRSIVDLKKEISDCRTLDAIHVATALFFKSEAGGQPLSICSFDARILAAGKKVGLSLNSS